GTGCTAGCTGTATACGTAACTGTTATACTATTCGTTGTGATTGTATTAGGTATTAATGCACGAATGGTTGGAGTAAATATTTTTACATTAATGAAAATTTTAAAAGAAGAACTTATTCTTTCATTTACGACAGCAAGTTCAGAGGCTGTTTTACCTAATATAATGAGAAAGATGGAAGAGTTCGGTTGTCCAAAGGCAGTTGCCTCTTTCGTAATTCCGACAGGTTATACATTTAACTTGACTGGATCAGCTATTTATCAAGCGTTGGCGGCATTGTTTGTTGCACAAATGTACGGTGTACACATGTCACTGATGGAGCAAATAACGTTATTATTCGTTCTCATGTTAACATCCAAAGGTATGGCGGGAGTTCCAGGTGCATCATTCGTTGTTGTATTAGCAACGTTAGGATCAATGGGATTACCTCTAGAAGGCATCGCATTAATTGCGGGAATTGACCGCATTTTAGATATGATTCGCTCAGCTGTCAATGTATTAGGAAATGCATTAGCTGCCATTGTTATGTCGAAGTGGGAAGGCGAATTCGATGATGAGAAAGCAAAACAATATGTAGAAACAGTCAAACAAACAAAAGCAGCATAAGAAATCGTTAAGGAGTGAAGAATCATGGCAACATTAACCGAGGTTAAAAATGGAGTACGGATTGAAAAAGATTTTTTAGGTGAAAAAGAAGTGCCAAATTATGCGTACTATGGTGTGCAAACAATGCGTGCAGTAGAAAACTTCCCAATTACAGGATACAAAATTCATGAGGGCTTAATTAAAGCGTTCGCAATTGTAAAAAAAGCAGCAGCACTTGCTAATACAGATGTGGGAAGATTGGAATTGAAAAAGGGTGGCGCTATCGCAGAAGCATCACAAGAAATCCTTGATGGGAAATGGCATGATCATTTCATCGTTGATCCAATCCAAGGCGGTGCAGGAACTTCAATGAATATGAATGCAAATGAAGTCATTGCCAATCGTGCCCTTGAATTATTAGGAATGGGTAAGGGAGACTATCATTATATTAGTCCAAACAGTCATGTAAATATGGCGCAATCAACAAACGATGCATTCCCAACAGCTATTCATATTGCAACATTAAATGCATTAGAAGGTTTATTACAAACGATGGGTTATATGCATGATGTATTTGAATTAAAAGCAGAACAGTTCGATCATGTTATTAAAATGGGTCGTACGCATTTACAAGATGCTGTGCCAATTCGTCTTGGACAAGAATTTAAAGCATACTCTCGCGTACTTGAGCGTGATATGAAACGAATTCAGCAATCTCGTCAACATTTATATGAAGTAAACATGGGAGCAACTGCAGTTGGTACAGGCTTAAATGCAGATCCGGAGTATATTGAAGCAGTTGTAAAACATTTAGCTACAATTAGTGAATTACCACTTGTTGGTGCTGAAGATTTAGTAGATGCAACGCAAAATACTGATGCGTACACTGAAGTATCTGCAGCGTTAAAAGTATGTATG
This genomic interval from Bacillus cereus contains the following:
- the aspA gene encoding aspartate ammonia-lyase, whose protein sequence is MATLTEVKNGVRIEKDFLGEKEVPNYAYYGVQTMRAVENFPITGYKIHEGLIKAFAIVKKAAALANTDVGRLELKKGGAIAEASQEILDGKWHDHFIVDPIQGGAGTSMNMNANEVIANRALELLGMGKGDYHYISPNSHVNMAQSTNDAFPTAIHIATLNALEGLLQTMGYMHDVFELKAEQFDHVIKMGRTHLQDAVPIRLGQEFKAYSRVLERDMKRIQQSRQHLYEVNMGATAVGTGLNADPEYIEAVVKHLATISELPLVGAEDLVDATQNTDAYTEVSAALKVCMMNMSKIANDLRLMASGPRVGLAEIMLPARQPGSSIMPGKVNPVMPEVINQIAFQVIGNDHTICLASEAGQLELNVMEPVLVFNLLQSISIMNNGFRAFTDNCLQGIEANEDRLKEYVEKSVGIITAVNPHIGYEAAARVAKEAIATGQSVRELCVKNGVLSQEELELILDPFEMTHPGIAGATLLKKN